Proteins encoded together in one Helicobacter pylori window:
- a CDS encoding glycosyltransferase family 4 protein: protein MVIVLVVDSFKDTSNGTSMTAFRFFEALKKRGHVMRVVAPYVDNLGSEEEGYYNLKERYIPLVTEISHKQHILFAKPDEKILRKAFKGADMIHTYLPFLLEKTAVKIAREMQVPYIGSFHLQPEHISYNMKLGQFSWFNMMLFSWFKSSHYRYIHHIHCPSKFIVEELEKYNYGGKKYAISNGFDPMFKFEHPQKSLFDTTPFKIAMVGRYSNEKNQSVLIKAVALSRYKQDIVLLLKGKGPDEKKIKLLAQKLGVKTEFGFVNSNELLEILKTCTLYVHTANVESEAIACLEAISVGVVPVIANSPLSATRQFALDERSLFEPNNAKDLSAKIDWWLENKLERERMQNEYAKSALNYTLENSVIQIEKVYEEAIKDFKNNPNLFKTLS, encoded by the coding sequence ATGGTTATTGTTTTAGTCGTGGATAGCTTTAAAGACACCAGTAATGGCACTTCTATGACAGCGTTTCGTTTTTTTGAAGCGCTGAAAAAAAGAGGGCATGTTATGAGAGTGGTCGCCCCTTATGTGGATAATTTAGGGAGTGAAGAAGAAGGGTATTACAACCTTAAAGAGCGCTACATCCCCCTAGTTACAGAAATCTCACACAAACAACACATTCTTTTTGCTAAACCCGATGAAAAAATCTTAAGAAAGGCTTTTAAGGGAGCGGATATGATCCATACTTATTTGCCTTTTTTGCTAGAAAAAACAGCCGTAAAAATCGCACGAGAAATGCAAGTGCCTTATATTGGCTCTTTCCATTTACAGCCAGAGCATATTTCTTATAACATGAAATTGGGGCAATTTTCTTGGTTTAACATGATGCTTTTTTCGTGGTTTAAATCTTCGCATTACCGCTATATCCACCATATCCATTGCCCGTCAAAATTCATTGTAGAAGAATTAGAAAAATACAACTATGGAGGGAAAAAATACGCTATCTCTAACGGCTTTGATCCCATGTTTAAATTTGAACACCCGCAAAAAAGCCTTTTTGACACCACGCCCTTTAAAATCGCTATGGTAGGGCGCTATTCTAATGAAAAAAATCAAAGCGTTCTCATTAAAGCGGTTGCTTTAAGCCGATACAAACAAGACATTGTATTATTACTCAAAGGCAAAGGGCCTGATGAGAAAAAAATCAAACTTCTAGCCCAAAAACTAGGCGTAAAAACGGAGTTTGGGTTTGTCAATTCTAATGAATTGTTAGAGATTTTAAAAACTTGCACCCTTTATGTGCACACGGCCAATGTGGAAAGCGAAGCGATTGCGTGTTTGGAAGCCATTAGCGTGGGGGTTGTGCCTGTTATCGCTAATAGCCCTTTAAGCGCAACCAGGCAATTCGCTCTAGATGAGCGATCGCTATTTGAGCCTAATAACGCTAAAGATTTGAGCGCTAAAATAGACTGGTGGTTAGAAAACAAGCTTGAAAGAGAAAGAATGCAAAACGAATACGCTAAAAGCGCTTTAAACTACACTTTAGAAAATTCAGTCATTCAAATTGAAAAGGTTTATGAAGAAGCGATCAAAGATTTTAAAAACAACCCCAACCTCTTTAAAACCTTATCGTGA
- a CDS encoding PaaI family thioesterase: MQESVVRVDYDSLETCKNFKPSVGTELVVLEKDIAHARFKGNESMVYEENFVHAGFVLIACNYAALCALNKRHSVVVSNNINFYAPLELNQEALIKAQVIQDGVKKAEIKIEAFVLDIQVLEGMIEIVVFDKKPFKFNFKEE, from the coding sequence GTGCAAGAATCAGTCGTTCGTGTGGATTATGACTCTTTAGAGACTTGTAAGAATTTCAAACCAAGCGTTGGCACTGAACTAGTCGTTTTAGAAAAAGATATAGCCCATGCGCGTTTCAAGGGCAATGAAAGCATGGTGTATGAAGAAAATTTTGTGCATGCCGGGTTTGTGCTTATTGCGTGCAATTATGCGGCCTTGTGTGCACTGAATAAAAGGCACAGCGTGGTGGTTTCTAATAACATCAATTTTTACGCCCCCCTAGAATTGAATCAAGAAGCGCTCATTAAAGCGCAAGTGATTCAAGATGGCGTGAAAAAAGCTGAAATAAAAATAGAGGCGTTTGTGTTAGACATTCAGGTTTTAGAGGGAATGATAGAAATCGTGGTGTTTGATAAAAAGCCTTTTAAATTCAATTTTAAAGAAGAGTAG
- a CDS encoding ferrochelatase, translating to MRLGVNEAVELSLGELQNTPSISYFNSIVLSLNKVQKGSLFVAKDHALIPKALELGAYGILYAGEYPLSDRDVAWIKLKDIEHSLNHLFKFCLLNERVVGALLSPIELEIASKIMVSNFAWCLKESLEDLFIIEGCKIAFFDKLEWLHLFYKQEHLREDLKEDLKESRLIVLNQSFFCSTLVYEKQEYEFKMPCIFLEPLKRVIQLCEKLQIEFDLNLLGKKEYPLDHCKPFFVNKNLEIAPYGTTARVVVAEASKELFEMMLQKALETLSWGKIVVFCRKNSVAFFEKNNPYCYTTHNNLKEQLKNLAFNFAFIYGISSYHLESLLNPPLFKKTPTLW from the coding sequence ATGCGATTAGGGGTGAATGAAGCCGTAGAATTGAGTTTGGGCGAATTGCAAAACACGCCCTCAATCAGCTATTTTAATTCTATTGTTTTGTCTTTAAACAAAGTCCAAAAAGGCTCTTTATTTGTCGCTAAAGATCATGCTCTCATTCCTAAAGCTTTAGAGTTAGGGGCTTATGGGATTTTATACGCAGGAGAATACCCTTTAAGCGATAGGGATGTGGCATGGATCAAGCTTAAAGATATAGAGCATTCTTTGAACCATTTGTTTAAATTTTGCTTATTGAATGAGCGCGTGGTTGGAGCGTTATTAAGCCCCATAGAATTAGAGATCGCTTCTAAAATCATGGTGAGCAATTTTGCGTGGTGCTTGAAAGAGAGCCTTGAAGATCTATTTATTATAGAGGGGTGTAAAATAGCCTTTTTTGATAAATTGGAGTGGCTCCATTTGTTTTATAAGCAAGAGCACTTGAGAGAAGATTTAAAGGAAGATTTAAAAGAAAGCCGTTTAATCGTTCTCAACCAATCGTTTTTTTGCAGCACTTTAGTCTATGAAAAACAAGAATACGAATTCAAAATGCCATGCATCTTTTTAGAGCCTTTAAAAAGGGTGATTCAATTGTGCGAGAAATTACAAATTGAATTTGATTTGAACCTTTTAGGTAAAAAAGAATACCCTTTAGATCATTGCAAACCCTTTTTTGTGAATAAAAATTTAGAAATAGCCCCCTATGGCACAACGGCAAGGGTGGTTGTTGCTGAGGCGTCAAAAGAATTGTTTGAAATGATGCTTCAAAAAGCCCTTGAGACTTTATCGTGGGGGAAAATTGTCGTGTTTTGTCGTAAAAACAGCGTGGCTTTCTTTGAAAAAAATAACCCTTATTGTTACACCACTCATAACAACCTTAAAGAGCAATTAAAAAATCTAGCGTTTAATTTCGCTTTTATTTATGGGATTAGCTCCTATCATTTAGAATCCCTTTTAAACCCCCCCCTTTTTAAAAAAACCCCCACGCTATGGTAA
- the cmoB gene encoding tRNA 5-methoxyuridine(34)/uridine 5-oxyacetic acid(34) synthase CmoB, translating to MLICNDKSNPKTLLEEIMALRPWRKGPFEISQIKIDSEWDSSIKWDLIKNATSLKDKIVADVGCNNGYYLFKMLEHKPKSLVGFDPGVLVKKQFEFLAPFFDKEKKIIYESLGVEDLHEKYPNAFDVIFCLGVLYHRKSPLEALKALYHALKIKGELVLDTLIIDSPLDIALCPKKTYAKMKNVYFIPSVSALKGWCERVGFENFEILSVSKTTPKEQRKTDFILGQSLEDFLDKTDHSKTLEGYDAPLRGYFKMLKPSKR from the coding sequence ATGCTGATTTGTAACGATAAGTCCAATCCAAAAACCCTTTTAGAAGAAATCATGGCGTTAAGGCCATGGCGTAAAGGCCCTTTTGAAATTTCTCAAATCAAGATTGATAGCGAATGGGATAGCTCTATTAAATGGGATCTAATCAAAAACGCCACTTCTTTAAAAGACAAAATAGTGGCTGATGTGGGTTGCAATAACGGCTATTACTTGTTTAAGATGCTAGAACATAAGCCTAAAAGTTTGGTGGGGTTTGATCCGGGCGTTTTAGTCAAAAAACAATTTGAATTTTTAGCCCCCTTTTTTGATAAAGAAAAAAAAATCATTTACGAGTCTTTGGGGGTAGAGGATTTGCATGAAAAATACCCTAACGCTTTTGATGTCATTTTTTGCTTAGGGGTGTTATACCACAGAAAAAGCCCGCTAGAAGCTTTAAAAGCCTTGTATCATGCTTTAAAGATAAAAGGGGAGCTAGTGTTGGATACACTTATTATTGATTCGCCCCTAGACATCGCCCTTTGCCCTAAAAAAACTTACGCTAAAATGAAAAACGTTTATTTTATCCCTAGCGTTAGCGCTTTAAAAGGGTGGTGCGAAAGGGTAGGGTTTGAAAATTTTGAGATTCTTAGCGTTTCAAAGACCACGCCTAAAGAACAGCGTAAAACGGATTTTATTTTGGGGCAGAGTTTGGAAGATTTTTTGGATAAAACGGATCACTCTAAAACTTTAGAGGGGTATGACGCTCCTTTGAGAGGGTATTTTAAAATGCTTAAACCAAGCAAGCGTTAA